The Aquincola tertiaricarbonis genomic sequence CACCAGCGACCAGGCGATCAGCACGTTGGCCGAGAACATGTCCACGCGCAGGATGCTCTGCAGGAAGAAGAGGGCGTAGAACTGGCCCGTGTACCAGACCACCGCCTGGCCGGCCACCAGGCCCAGCAGCGCCATCAGCGCGAACTTGCCGTTCTTCCAGTTGCCGAAGGCCTCGGAGATCGGCGCCTTCGACTGGCGTCCTTCGTCCTTCATCTTCTTGAAGGCCGGCGACTCTTCCATCTGCAGCCGGATCCACACCGAGATGCCCAGCAGGATGATGGACAGCAGGAAAGGCACGCGCCAGCCCCATTCCTTGAAGGCGTCTTCACCGGTGAGGGTGCGCACGCCCAGGATCACCATCAGCGACAGCAGCAGCCCCAGCGTGGCGGTGGTCTGGATCCAGCTGGTGAAGTAGCCGCGCCGGCCGCGTGGCGCATGCTCGGCCACGTAGACCACCGCGCCGCCGTACTCGCCGCCCAGGGCCAGGCCCTGCAGCATGCGCAGCACGATGAGCGCCACCGGGGCCACCCAGCCGATGGCTTCGTAGCTCGGCAGCAAGCCGACGACGAAGGTCGAGATCCCCATGATGAGGATCGTCATCAGGAAGGTGTGCTTGCGGCCGATCAGGTCACCCAGGCGGCCGAAGAACAGCGCGCCGAAGGGCCGCACCAGGAAGCCCGCGGCGAAGGCCAGCAGCGCGAACACGTTGCGCGTGGCCTCGGGGAACGAGGAGAAGAACTGCGCGCCGATGATGGCCGCCAGTGCCCCGTACAGGTAGAAGTCGTACCACTCGAAGATGGTGCCTGCCGAAGAAGCGAGGATGACCTTGCGTTCCTCCTTCGTCATGGGTCTCTTGCGGTCAATCGGCACCGCACTGCCTGCTTCGATCGTGCTCATGCTGCCCTTTGATTGGAGTGACAGGCCGCGATGCCGGAAGGCCCGCGGGTCCGGCACGCAGCGTAAGCAGCAGCGAATAAATGCCGAGTAAACGACGGCTTGCGGGCTTACACCTAGGCTGTAAGTTCGCCGTCAGGCGGCGTTCGCAGCGCCGGTATCAGCGGCTCACCAGCCGGTAGCCGACACCGGTTTCGTTGAGCAGGTACACCGGGTTGGTCGGGTCCGCCTCGAGCTTCTGGCGCAGCTGCCGCACGTAGATGCGCAGGTAGTGCAGCTGCTCGTCGTGCCCCGGCCCCCACACCTCGCGCAGCAGGGCCGCGCTGGTGACCACGCGCCCGGCATGCCGGGCCAGCGCCTCCAGCAGCCGCCACTGCGTGCCGGTCAGGCGGATGCGCTCATCACCGCGCTGCACGCTGCGGGCGTCCAGGTCCACGCAAAGCTCACCGAGCATCAGGCGGGTGCTGCCGCCCATGGCCGTGCGCGCCGCGTGGCGCAACGCCACCCGCATGCGGGCGTGCAGCTCGGCCACGCTGAAGGGCTTGCTCACGAAGTCGTCGGCGCCGGCATCCAGCGCCACCACCTTGTGCGCTTCGTGCACGCGGGCCGAGAGCACGATCACCGGCCGCTGGGTCCAACCGCGCAGCCAGCGGATGAACTCGACGCCGTCGCCGTCGGGCAGGCCCAGATCGACCAGGTAGACATCGATCGGCCGGTTGCTGGCGAGCGTGCGGCCGTCGCGCACGTTCGTCGCTTCTTCGATCTGGTGGCCTTCGGCCCGCAAGGTGGCCGCCAGCAGCTGGCGGATGCTGTCGTCGTCTTCCAGAACCAGCACCGTGGTGCGCATGGCCATCACCTCTCCAGTTCCTCGAGCCCATGGGCCGGTTGCGCAATGCGCAGCGTGAACACCGCACCGCCCTCGTTGTGCACGCCGATGGTGCCGCCGTGCAGGTCGGCAATGGCGGCGCACAGCGCCAGACCGAGCCCGGTGCCGTCGCGCGTGTCAT encodes the following:
- a CDS encoding response regulator, with amino-acid sequence MAMRTTVLVLEDDDSIRQLLAATLRAEGHQIEEATNVRDGRTLASNRPIDVYLVDLGLPDGDGVEFIRWLRGWTQRPVIVLSARVHEAHKVVALDAGADDFVSKPFSVAELHARMRVALRHAARTAMGGSTRLMLGELCVDLDARSVQRGDERIRLTGTQWRLLEALARHAGRVVTSAALLREVWGPGHDEQLHYLRIYVRQLRQKLEADPTNPVYLLNETGVGYRLVSR
- a CDS encoding MFS transporter gives rise to the protein MTKEERKVILASSAGTIFEWYDFYLYGALAAIIGAQFFSSFPEATRNVFALLAFAAGFLVRPFGALFFGRLGDLIGRKHTFLMTILIMGISTFVVGLLPSYEAIGWVAPVALIVLRMLQGLALGGEYGGAVVYVAEHAPRGRRGYFTSWIQTTATLGLLLSLMVILGVRTLTGEDAFKEWGWRVPFLLSIILLGISVWIRLQMEESPAFKKMKDEGRQSKAPISEAFGNWKNGKFALMALLGLVAGQAVVWYTGQFYALFFLQSILRVDMFSANVLIAWSLVLGTAGFVFFGSLSDRIGRKKIILAGCVLAAATYFPVFKAITAIANPTLNAAQQNTKVVIVADPDDCSFQFNPTGTAKFTSSCDISKALLARSSVNYSVQYQPGAIPAKVMVGSTEIASYEVAKLSGDAAKATPAAFTKQVNEALAAAGYPPPGKPAEGIVKLDGFFDIFNSQAFPLVLILTYLVLLVTMVYGPIAAALVELFPTRIRYTGMSLPYHIGNGWFGGLMPATAFAMIAQTGDPYYGLWYPIVIALGTFVIGMLFVPENKDKDIFAEQGVR